One segment of Pyricularia oryzae 70-15 chromosome 3, whole genome shotgun sequence DNA contains the following:
- a CDS encoding transferase — protein sequence MDSDNRSNTRVVSTQRVFPQEPSSAPTATRLSIIDNTVARFALTAAIWFYDKPNAPLREHVLPALQQSLARTLNDYRHFTGQLRWATADEVRHAAVPRHLGRLVAEHGTPDDQGVELVTAEYDADVADVVIDRRDPAQISSRGGDRLHVWDATDLPQNDFLPAAKVALSSLGTIGGVPSVAIQLTAFRCGGFAVGVKMAHPLADAIGLIWFMRSWAAFSRAAILRCGADEQGEPSSFSLPPPPLFDPDRIDALAGLAAPTETGTEAIPDQHKIATARALPMHRHDWWDFSAPGYPGWARASSEATMPPPSATGGAFALSPSQQPPWPSWDMAAPVTRVQILFPASAVALLKAAAEKAVQAKTVAGTTPPRISRLDAMLAHIWILINKARYPSSSHGGQDSSGRRDEEVYLDMTLGLRSRFSPPLPDSFAGSPLLIAHTKQTPSRLARSSPPGAALGEVAASIRETIGKFTPEAVAAHVYEAAHEVSPQRLWQAFVGRRHTLATSWQGLEAYSLDFCGEGGVAARNVQAIMPNMDGLVHVIDVDGTGGALDVSVCLEKGAMQRLLEDPELRVGGVDVKMA from the coding sequence ATGGATTCAGACAACCGAAGCAATACTCGCGTCGTAAGCACGCAGCGAGTATTTCCACAAGAGCCCTCATCCGCGCCCACAGCCACTAGGCTCTCCATCATCGACAACACCGTGGCGAGGTTCGCATTGACGGCCGCCATCTGGTTCTACGACAAGCCGAATGCGCCGCTGCGGGAGCACGTCCTGCCGGCCCTGCAGCAATCTCTTGCCCGCACGCTCAACGACTATCGCCACTTTACCGGCCAGCTGCGGTGGGCAACGGCCGATGAGGTCAGGCACGCGGCAGTGCCCCGCCACCTCGGCCGGCTGGTGGCTGAGCACGGCACGCCCGACGACCAGGGGGTCGAGCTCGTCACGGCCGAGTACGACGCCGACGTGGCCGACGTGGTGATTGACAGGAgggacccggcgcagatttcCAGCAGGGGAGGAGACCGACTGCACGTTTGGGACGCGACAGACCTGCCCCAGAACGATTTCTTGCCCGCGGCCAAGGTGGCCCTCTCGTCCCTCGGCACAATAGGCGGGGTTCCGTCCGTGGCCATCCAGCTTACCGCGTTCCGGTGCGGTGGGTTCGCCGTCGGCGTCAAGATGGCGCATCCGCTGGCTGACGCGATTGGGTTGATCTGGTTTATGCGCAGCTGGGCCGCGTTTTCCCGAGCCGCGATTCTGAGATGCGGTGCCGACGAGCAGGGAGAACCCTCGTCGTTCAGTCTGCCGCCTCCTCCGCTGTTCGATCCCGATCGCATAGACGCGCTGGCAGGCCTCGCCGCGCCAACGGAGACGGGCACAGAAGCGATCCCCGACCAGCACAAGATCGCAACCGCCCGGGCGCTGCCCATGCACAGGCACGACTGGTGGGACTTTTCAGCCCCCGGCTACCCGGGCTGGGCTCGCGCATCCTCCGAGGCCACGATGCCCCCGCCCTCGGCCACGGGCGGCGCATTCGCCCTCAGCCCATCCCAGCAACCCCCCTGGCCATCCTGGGACATGGCAGCCCCGGTGACGCGCGTGCAGATCCTCTTCCCCGCGTCGGCCGTCGCCCTCCTCAAGGCAGCGGCCGAAAAGGCAGTCCAAGCAAAGACGGTCGCGGggacgacgccgccgcgcATCTCCCGCCTCGACGCCATGCTCGCCCACATTTGGATCCTCATCAACAAGGCGCGGTATCCCAGCTCCAGCCACGGCGGGCAGGACAGCAGCGGCAGGCGGGACGAGGAGGTCTACCTCGACATGACCCTCGGGCTGCGCTCGCGCTTCTCCCCTCCCCTGCCGGACAGCTTCGCCGGCTCGCCGCTGCTGATCGCCCACACCAAGCAGACCCCCAGCCGGCTGGCGCGCTCCTCGCCGCCAGGGGCCGCCCTGGGAGAGGTGGCGGCTTCGATACGCGAGACGATTGGCAAGTTCACGCCCGAGGCGGTCGCGGCGCACGTGTACGAGGCGGCGCACGAGGTCAGCCCGCAGCGGCTGTGGCAGGCCTTCGTCGGGCGGCGCCACACGCTCGCCACGTCGTGGCAGGGGCTCGAGGCGTACAGCCTGGACTTTTGCGGGGAGGGCGGCGTCGCGGCGAGGAATGTGCAGGCCATCATGCCGAACATGGACGGGTTGGTGCATGTCATCGACGTGGACGGCACGGGAGGGGCGCTCGATGTCAGCGTCTGTCTTGAGAAGGGCGCCATGCAGCGGTTGCTGGAAGATCCGGAGCTTCGGGTCGGAGGTGTTGATGTAAAGATGGCGTGA
- a CDS encoding epoxide hydrolase 2, translating into MSSLTLRENAFEHSGDKTTFYWSAGPSNGPLVILIHGWPANGETWKPQLLALGGLGFHAVAPDTRGYGRSSVPAGPEAYALEHHVSDMVALLAHLRRDKAVWIGHDWGAGLVWAFAAMQPDKCVGVCCLTVPYAVLGQGIELLASLSNRDIYPEDKFPYAQWDYMAFHNEQPEASAAQLAANVPNTVKTLYRAGSPETYRKPAFSAMMRKMGGWFGSPTAGAPDVPLEATLFAQDEPAYERMVAEFQKNGFEAPNDYYRNFDKNSEYLAKAPNGGRLAFPVLFIGAQWDSIVDTTISRLAEPMRELCDDLTEVTIEAGHWVAMEKPQETNAALVRWLVTKLPRHYPGYWKTPFVSKA; encoded by the coding sequence ATGTCTTCGCTCACACTCCGCGAAAACGCATTCGAGCACAGCGGCGACAAGACCACGTTTTACTGGTCCGCCGGTCCTAGCAATGGCCCGCTGGTGATTTTGATCCACGGCTGGCCCGCCAACGGCGAGACGTGGAAGCCGCAGCTCCTGGCGCTGGGGGGTCTGGGGTTCCACGCAGTGGCGCCGGACACGCGGGGGTACGGGCGGTCCAGCGTGCCGGCGGGGCCCGAGGCGTACGCGCTGGAGCACCACGTCTCGGACATGGTGGCGCTGCTGGCGCACCTGCGGCGTGACAAGGCGGTCTGGATCGGGCACGACTGGGGCGCGGGGCTCGTGTGGGCGTTTGCGGCCATGCAGCCGGACAAGTGCGTGGGCGTCTGCTGCCTGACGGTGCCGTACGCGGTGCTCGGCCAGGGCATCGAGCTGCTGGCCAGCCTCTCCAACCGCGACATCTACCCCGAGGACAAGTTCCCCTACGCCCAGTGGGACTACATGGCCTTCCACAACGAGCAGCCCGAGGCCAGCGCCGCGCAGCTCGCCGCCAACGTCCCCAACACCGTCAAGACCCTCTACCGCGCCGGCAGCCCCGAGACCTACCGCAAGCCCGCCTTCTCCGCCATGATGCGCAAGATGGGCGGTTGGTTCGGCAGCCCCACGGCCGGCGCTCCCGACGTCCCCTTGGAGGCCACCCTCTTCGCCCAGGACGAGCCCGCCTACGAGAGGATGGTGGCCGAGTTCCAAAAGAACGGCTTCGAGGCCCCCAACGACTACTACCGCAACTTTGACAAGAACAGCGAGTACCTGGCCAAGGCGCCAAACGGCGGTCGCCTGGCCTTCCCCGTGCTGTTCATCGGGGCCCAGTGGGACAGCATAGTCGACACGACGATTTCGAGGCTGGCCGAGCCCATGAGGGAGCTGTGCGACGACCTGACCGAGGTGACCATCGAGGCCGGCCACTGGGTCGCCATGGAGAAGCCCCAGGAGACCAACGCCGCGCTCGTGAGGTGGTTGGTGACCAAGCTCCCCAGGCACTACCCGGGGTACTGGAAGACTCCGTTTGTGTCCAAGGCGTGA
- a CDS encoding glutamyl-tRNA(Gln) amidotransferase subunit A has product MQLEPYRLTASETLEKVRAGELTVERYAQSLLDRIKDRDDAVQAWAYLEPEQVLSQARDLDRIPPESRGPLHGVAIGVKDIFYTKDMPTQHNSPIYANDAPAVDSGPVAILRQAGALIVGKTTTTEFAATVAGTKTRNPHDPARTPGGSSSGSGAAVGDMQAALALGTQTGGSTIRPGSFNGIYAYKPTWNAVSREGQKIYSLILDTLGVYARCVADLQLLADVLGIRDDDDPRPPFAGVQGARFAILKTVVWPQAGPGTQAAMQKAADLLRAHGAAAVDEISLPADLDALPEWHRVVITSDGRSAFRPEYAGARDQLSPYLVDQVENAAAITRRQQLAAFDAIAAARPRVDEILAGYDAVVVPSVPDEAPTGLESTGSAAFCVIWTALHTPVVNIPGFMGENGMPIGLSLVAPRYQDRRLLSVCEAVGRIFEAEGGWKSGL; this is encoded by the coding sequence ATGCAGCTTGAGCCATATCGCTTGACGGCATCCGAGACCCTAGAAAAGGTCCGCGCCGGCGAGCTCACAGTGGAGAGATATGCGCAGTCGCTGCTCGACAGGATCAAAGACCGCGACGATGCCGTGCAAGCCTGGGCGTACCTAGAGCCCGAGCAGGTCCTATCCCAAGCCCGGGATCTGGACCGCATCCCCCCCGAGAGCCGCGGCCCGCTGCACGGCGTGGCCATCGGCGTCAAAGACATCTTCTACACCAAGGACATGCCCACGCAGCACAACTCGCCCATCTACGCCAACGACGCGCCGGCCGTCGACTCGGGCCCCGTCGCCATCCTCCGCCAGGCCGGAGCCCTCATCGTCGGCaagaccaccaccaccgagtTCGCCGCCACCGTCGCCGGCACCAAGACCCGCAACCCGCACGACCCCGCCCGCACCCCCGGCGGCTCGTCCTCGGGCAgcggcgccgccgtcggcGACATGCAGGCCGCGCTCGCCCTCGGCACCCAGACCGGCGGGAGCACCATCCGCCCGGGCTCCTTCAACGGCATCTACGCCTACAAGCCCACCTGGAACGCCGTCAGCCGCGAGGGCCAAAAGATCTACTCGCTGATCCTCGACACCCTCGGCGTCTACGCGCGCTGCGTCGCCGACCTGCAGCTCCTGGCCGACGTGCTCGGCATccgtgacgacgacgatcccCGGCCTCCCTTTGCCGGCGTCCAGGGCGCCAGGTTCGCCATCCTCAAGACCGTCGTCTGGCCGCAGGCCGGCCCGGGGACCCAGGCCGCCATGCAAAAGGCCGCAGACCTGCTCCGGGCGCACGGCGCAGCCGCCGTCGACGAGATATCGCTGCCGGCGGACCTGGACGCGCTGCCCGAGTGGCACCGCGTCGTCATCACCAGCGACGGGCGCAGCGCGTTCCGGCCCGAGTACGCGGGGGCGCGGGACCAGCTGTCGCCCTACCTGGTCGATCAGGTCGAGAACGCGGCGGCCATCACGAGGCGGCAGCAGCTGGCGGCCTTTGACGCCATCGCGGCGGCCAGGCCGCGCGTCGATGAGATTCTTGCAGGGTACGACGCCGTCGTCGTGCCGAGCGTGCCGGACGAGGCGCCGACGGGGCTGGAGAGCACCGGCAGCGCGGCCTTTTGCGTCATCTGGACGGCGCTGCACACGCCCGTGGTCAATATCCCGGGCTTCATGGGGGAGAATGGTATGCCCATTGGGTTGTCGCTGGTTGCTCCTCGTTACCAGGACAGGCGGCTGCTGTCGGTGTGTGAGGCGGTTGGTAGGATATTTGAGGCCGAGGGAGGGTGGAAGTCTGGATTATGA
- a CDS encoding chitin deacetylase 1, whose amino-acid sequence MPEQYHGHPDYAFDRNFQGYGEKGLTLKWPNNAKIAVSFVINYEEGAERSVLTGDGIAEPNLREHAAAHPRINERDYSVESEYEYGSRVGFWRMFRLFEKHGLKFTLYAVAQALEHNPAVAERCVEGGHDVASHAYRWIDYHDFPVDREREYIKKAVLSLKKLTGYAPRGWYYGRPSPHSRSLVPAVYEELGEELVWASDAYADDVPYWTDLPMERDKAEPKGCLMVPYSYDCNDFKFLSAGAGFRDTEGFENHLKNAFDVLYEEGGEGMPKMMTIGLHCRIIGRPGRFTALKNFVEYITSKEGVWVATRTEIAEAFKEQFPYKKGQLA is encoded by the exons ATGCCTGAACAATACCATGGCCACCCCGACTACGCGTTTGATCGCAACTTTCAAGGCTACGGCGAGAAGGGCCTGACTCTCAAATGGCCCAACAATGCCAAGATTGCCGTCTCCTTTGTCATCAACTATGAAGAG GGTGCAGAGCGCTCGGTCctgaccggcgacggcatAGCCGAGCCCAACCTGCGCGAGCACGCAGCGGCTCACCCTCGCATCAACGAGCGCGACTACAGCGTGGAGTCGGAGTACGAGTACGGCAGCCGGGTGGGGTTCTGGCGCATGTTCCGGCTGTTTGAGAAGCACGGGCTCAAGTTCACGCTGTACGCGGTGGCGCAGGCGCTGGAGCACAACCCGGCGGTGGCGGAGCGGTGCGTCGAGGGCGGCCACGACGTCGCGTCGCACGCCTACCGCTGGATCGACTACCACGACTTCCCCGTCGACCGCGAGCGCGAGTACATCAAAAAGGCCGTGCTGTCCCTCAAGAAGCTGACGGGCTATGCGCCCCGCGGCTGGTACTACGGCCGCCCCTCGCCGCACAGCAGGAGCCTGGTGCCCGCCGTCTACGAGGAGCTGGGCGAGGAGCTGGTCTGGGCCAGCGACGCCTACGCCGACGACGTGCCGTACTGGACGGACCTGCCCATGGAGCGGGACAAGGCCGAGCCCAAGGGGTGCCTGATGGTGCCCTACTCGTACGACTGCAACGACTTCAAGTTCCTGTCGGCGGGCGCGGGGTTCCGCGACACCGAGGGCTTTGAGAACCACCTCAAGAACGCGTTTGATGTGCTGTACGAGGAGGGGGGCGAGGGCATGCCAAAGATGATGACGATCGGTCTGCACTGTCGCATCATTGGCAGGCCGGGAAGGTTCACGGCGCTCAAGAATTTTGTAGAGTACATTACGAGCAAAGAGGGCGTCTGGGTGGCGACGAGGACCGAGATTGCCGAGGCCTTTAAGGAGCAGTTCCCATACAAGAAGGGACAGCTGGCTTGA
- a CDS encoding allantoin transporter, whose translation MARITTPSLTAVKAPFQSKETFVSWLEAPVGTEDGRPPLGDPGWSNMDLEPTPPEQRTWTWFNLPMYWFSTMFGITGWNVAAALIVVGLTWQQAFISCILGALLASVVVVAMARPGAKYHIGYPVLARSVVGMYGAYFFVFIRAVVCIVWFGIQTFYGGNLLSVCFRCIFGDSWHQWPNRLPDGADVTSKQLLAFFLVWLLKFPFTWVHPTKIHYIFTVKGVVMPIACLGLFGWCMASGTGVADINKANADGHEAASSTPLGWAIMSGINVIMGSLSPMLVNQPDLARYVQKPRNAGLLQGVCVFFGQVLVFFLGLASTTSIQGKWGEAYWNPWDLLDAILDHYWTPGARAGVFFVSLSFLFAVFATNLGCNSIPFGADMTGLFPRWLTIKRGQILCAILGVAVVPWKLIAGAEAFLSFLGSYNIFMAPLCAIIIVDYFFNRKGNLHVPSMFHARRGGLYWFWSGVNWVAVFSWVSGVVMGLPGLVGQYQPQMVSQAAKYMYMMGWQLTFVASAVVYMVCLQFFFKPRVLPDECAALAGAASFEWLANEGREGFLDGERAVAPASASAEHVIYAPPTPTGADEGSGGESKWSKV comes from the exons ATGGCTCGGATCACAACACCGAGCCTCACGGCCGTCAAGGCCCCCTTTCAGTCCAAAGAGACGTTCGTCTCCTGGCTGGAGGCGCCCGTCGGCACCGAAGATGGACGTCCTCCCCTCGGCGACCCGGGCTGGTCAAACATGGACCTGGAGCCGACGCCACCGGAGCAGCGGACCTGGACTTGGTTCAACCTGCCAATGTACTGGTTCTCCACCATGTTTGGCATCACGGGTTGGAACGTGGCGGCCGCGCTCATCGTGGTGGGCCTGACCTGGCAGCAGGCTTTCATCTCGTGCATCCTCGGAGCCCTTTTGGCGTCTGTCGTTGTCGTCGCCATGGCGCGTCCTGGTGCAAAATACCACATTGGATA CCCCGTCCTCGCCCGTTCCGTCGTCGGCATGTACGGAGCCTACTTCTTCGTCTTCATCCGGGCGGTGGTCTGCATCGTCTGGTTCGGCATCCAGACCTTTTACGGCGGCAACCTGCTCAGCGTGTGCTTCCGCTGCATATTCGGCGACTCGTGGCACCAGTGGCCCAACCGGCTCcccgacggcgccgacgtcaCCTCGAAGCAGCTGCTCGCCTTCTTCCTGGTGTGGCTGCTCAAGTTCCCCTTCACCTGGGTGCACCCGACCAAGATCCACTACATCTTCACCGTCAAGGGCGTCGTCATGCCCATCGCCTGCCTGGGCCTGTTTGGCTGGTGCATGGCCAGCGGCACCGGCGTCGCCGACATCAACAAGGCCAACGCCGACGGCCACGAGGCCGCCTCCAGCACCCCGCTCGGCTGGGCCATCATGAGCGGCATCAACGTCATCATGGGCTCGCTGTCGCCCATGCTGGTCAACCAGCCCGACCTGGCCCGCTACGTCCAGAAGCCGCGCAACGCCGGCCTGCTGCAGGGCGTCTGCGTCTTTTTCGGCCAGGTcctcgtcttcttcctcgGCCTGGCCTCCACCACCTCCATCCAGGGCAAGTGGGGCGAGGCCTACTGGAACCCCTGGGACCTGCTGGACGCCATCCTGGATCACTACTGGACCCCCGGCGCGCGCGCCGGtgtcttcttcgtctccttGAGCTTCCTGTTTGCCGTCTTTGCCACCAACCTCGGCTGCAACTCCATCCCCTTTGGCGCTGACATGACTGGCCTCTTCCCCAGGTGGCTCACCATCAAGAGGGGTCAGATCCTGTGTGCCATCCTGGGTGTCGCCGTCGTGCCGTGGAAGCTCATTGCCGGCGCAGAGGCGTTTCTGTCATTTCTTGGCAGCTACAACATCTTCATGGCTCCGCTGTGTGCC ATCATCATCGTCGACTACTTCTTCAACCGCAAGGGCAACCTCCACGTCCCATCCATGTTCCACGCCCGCAGGGGCGGGCTGTACTGGTTCTGGTCCGGCGTCAACTGGGTGGCCGTCTTCTCGTGGGTCAGCGGCGTCGTCATGGGCCTGCCGGGGCTCGTGGGCCAGTACCAGCCGCAGATGGTCAGCCAGGCCGCAAAGTACATGTACATGATGGGCTGGCAGCTGACCTTTGTGGCCTCGGCCGTCGTCTACATGGTCTGCCTGCAGTTCTTCTTCAAGCCCAGGGTCCTGCCCGACGAGTGTGCCGCTCTTGCCGGCGCGGCCTCTTTTGAGTGGCTCGCCAACGAGGGCCGCGAAGGCTTTTTGGACGGCGAGAGGGCCGTGGCTCCGGCGTCGGCCAGTGCAGAGCATGTCATTTATGCGCCGCCCACGCCGACCGGGGCAGACGAGGGTTCCGGCGGAGAGTCGAAATGGTCCAAGGTCTGA
- a CDS encoding vacuolar basic amino acid transporter 1, whose product MWNEKSRSDNVDLEDNRPAADRDLDNNIEHRPKVAEQPLTQNSNDDGDDSDAESVGGQRSAMTTRQLLLAFPALSISLFVSFIDQTSVSTAIPAIAEDLDTGAATSWIGASFLIASTAFQLINGRLSDIFGRKNLLLVCLGLMGLGDLLCGFARTKEQLFAFRAIAGVGGGGINSIVMIIVSDITTLENRGKYQGVLGAMISLANGVGPFIGGVVVEKANWRWVFWMVPLLAAPTAAVIFFFLTLRHHDGSTYFEKIKRIDHGGIVLNLASVLLVLIPLSGGGVTYAWGSPFLVGTLVAGCVLAVAFVLYEWKVAAMPIMPLRLYGYPHCAYLYAQTFLTGLAYFGAFFYLPIYFQSVLGNGPLLSGVLLLSLVITSSVASILSGLYMARKSRYMPCILVGFALWTLGNGLTLMFDRSTVVGALVAILIVQGFGTGLTLQPTLVGMYANSASRDRAVTTGLRNFIRTIGGAFGLVISGAILNNTLKQDLSGRPGFSQETIASLTSSAYTIDALGLAREDVDLVLTVYMRGLHYIFIFFTVCSALSLLLTVGVGNTDLKSKAKAQADGGQKTEQQAETTPTSTPASRSGSSLEQSRK is encoded by the coding sequence ATGTGGAATGAGAAGTCACGGAGCGACAATGTCGACCTGGAGGACaacagacctgccgccgacagGGACCTCGATAACAATATTGAGCATCGGCCAAAAGTCGCCGAACAGCCGTTGACGCAAAACTCGAATGATGACGGCGACGACAGCGACGCCGAGAGCGTGGGCGGGCAGCGCAGCGCCATGACGACGCGCCAGCTGCTGCTCGCCTTTCCCGCGCTCTCCATCTCGCTCTTCGTGTCCTTCATCGACCAGACCAGCGTATCCACGGCGATACCGGCCATTGCCGAGGACCTGGACACGGGCGCGGCGACGTCGTGGATCGGGGCGTCGTTCCTGATCGCGTCGACGGCGTTTCAGCTCATCAACGGGCGGCTTTCCGACATCTTTGGGCGCAAGAACCTGctcctcgtgtgcctgggcCTCATGGGCCTCGGCGATCTGCTCTGCGGCTTTGCCAGGACCAAGGAGCAGCTGTTTGCCTTTCGGGCCATCGCCGGTGTGGGGGGCGGCGGCATCAACAGCATCGTCATGATCATCGTCAGCGACATCACGACGCTCGAGAACCGCGGCAAGTACCAGGGCGTGCTCGGCGCCATGATCTCGCTCGCCAACGGCGTCGGCCCCTTCATCGGCGGGGTGGTGGTCGAAAAGGCCAACTGGCGCTGGGTGTTTTGGATGGTGCCGCTCCTGGCCGcccccaccgccgccgtcatcttcttcttcctcaccCTCCGACACCACGACGGCAGCACCTACTTTGAAAAGATCAAGCGCATCGACCACGGCGGCATCGTGCTGAACCTGGCATCGGTGCTTTTGGTCTTGATCCCGCTATCGGGGGGAGGTGTCACCTACGCCTGGGGGTCGCCGTTTCTGGTCGGAACCCTAGTTGCGGGCTGCGTCCTCGCCGTGGCGTTTGTGCTGTACGAATGGAAGGTCGCCGCCATGCCCATCATGCCGCTGCGACTGTACGGCTACCCACATTGCGCCTACCTGTATGCGCAGACCTTCCTCACAGGCCTGGCCTACTTTGGCGCCTTCTTCTACCTACCAATCTACTTCCAATCCGTCCTCGGCAACGGGCCTCTCCTCTCAGGTGTCCTGCTCCTGAGTCTCGTCATCACCTCGTCCGTTGCCTCCATCCTCTCCGGCTTGTACATGGCGCGCAAGAGCCGCTACATGCCCTGCATCCTGGTCGGGTTCGCCCTGTGGACGCTGGGCAACGGCCTGACGTTGATGTTTGACCGGTCGACGGTGGTGGGCGCGCTCGTCGCCATCCTGATAGTGCAGGGGTTCGGCACGGGCCTGACCCTGCAGCCGACGCTGGTCGGCATGTACGCCAACTCGGCCAGCCGGGACCGGGCGGTGACCACTGGCCTGCGCAACTTCATCCGCACCATCGGCGGCGCCTTTGGGCTCGTCATCTCGGGCGCCATCCTCAACAACACCCTCAAGCAGGACCTGTCGGGCCGCCCCGGCTTCTCCCAAGAGACCATTGCGAGCCTGACGTCGTCGGCCTACACCATCGACGCGCTGGGTTTGGCAAGGGAGGATGTGGACCTGGTGCTGACCGTGTACATGCGCGGGCTGCATTACATCTTCATCTTTTTCACAGTGTGTTCCGCACTGAGTCTATTGTTGACCGTTGGTGTGGGTAATACGGACCTCAAGTCCAAGGCCAAGGCTCAAGCAGATGGGGGCCAAAAGACGGAGCAGCAGGCCGAGACCACACCGACCTCTACACCGGCCTCCAGGTCCGGCAGTTCTCTAGAACAATCCCGGAAatga